A genomic stretch from Streptomyces sp. QL37 includes:
- a CDS encoding glutamate synthase subunit beta codes for MADPKGFLTTGREVAETRPVGERVKDWNEVYVPGSLLPIISKQAGRCMDCGIPFCHNGCPLGNLIPEWNDYAYREDWSAASERLHATNNFPEFTGRLCPAPCESACVLGINQPAVTIKNVEVSIIDKAWDSGDVTPQPPERLSGKTVAVIGSGPAGLAAAQQLTRAGHTVAVFERADRIGGLLRYGIPEFKMEKSHINRRIEQMRAEGTKFRTEVEIGKDIDAAKLRRRYDAVVIAAGATVSRDLPVPGRDLNGVHFAMEYLPLANKVQEGDLTVSPITAEGKHVVVIGGGDTGADCVGTAHRQGALSVTQLEIMPQPGEERNANQPWPTFPMLYKVTSAHEEGGERLYSVSTTHFEGDEDGNVQSLHLIEVEFKDGKLEQKAGTERVIPAQLVTLAMGFTGTDQANGLVQQFGLDLDERGNIARDENYATNVDGVYVAGDAGRGQSLIVWAIAEGRSAARGVDRFLTGTSALHAPIRPTDRSLTV; via the coding sequence ATGGCTGACCCCAAGGGCTTCCTGACCACCGGACGCGAGGTCGCCGAGACCCGCCCCGTCGGCGAGCGTGTCAAGGACTGGAACGAGGTCTACGTTCCGGGATCACTGCTCCCGATCATCAGCAAGCAGGCCGGCCGCTGCATGGACTGCGGCATCCCGTTCTGCCACAACGGCTGTCCGCTCGGAAACCTCATCCCCGAGTGGAACGACTACGCCTACCGCGAGGACTGGTCGGCGGCGTCCGAGCGCCTGCACGCCACGAACAACTTCCCGGAGTTCACGGGCCGCCTGTGCCCCGCTCCGTGCGAGTCGGCGTGCGTCCTCGGCATCAACCAGCCGGCCGTCACCATCAAGAACGTCGAAGTCAGCATCATCGACAAGGCGTGGGACAGCGGCGACGTCACCCCGCAGCCGCCCGAGCGCCTCTCCGGCAAGACCGTCGCCGTCATCGGCTCGGGCCCGGCGGGCCTCGCCGCCGCCCAGCAGCTGACCCGCGCCGGCCACACCGTCGCCGTCTTCGAGCGCGCGGACCGCATCGGAGGACTCCTCCGCTACGGCATCCCCGAGTTCAAGATGGAGAAGTCGCACATCAACCGCCGCATCGAGCAGATGCGCGCGGAGGGCACCAAGTTCCGCACGGAGGTGGAGATCGGCAAGGACATCGACGCCGCGAAGCTCCGCCGTCGCTACGACGCGGTCGTCATCGCCGCCGGTGCCACCGTCTCCCGAGACCTGCCCGTCCCGGGCCGCGACCTCAACGGCGTGCACTTCGCGATGGAGTACCTCCCGCTCGCCAACAAGGTGCAGGAGGGCGACCTCACGGTCTCCCCGATCACCGCCGAGGGCAAGCACGTCGTCGTCATCGGCGGCGGCGACACCGGCGCCGACTGCGTCGGCACCGCCCACCGCCAGGGCGCGCTCTCCGTCACCCAGCTGGAGATCATGCCGCAGCCGGGCGAGGAGCGTAACGCCAACCAGCCCTGGCCGACCTTCCCGATGCTCTACAAGGTCACCTCCGCGCACGAGGAGGGCGGCGAGCGGCTCTACTCCGTCTCCACCACCCACTTCGAGGGCGACGAGGACGGCAACGTCCAGTCCCTGCACCTCATCGAGGTGGAGTTCAAGGACGGCAAGCTGGAGCAGAAGGCCGGCACCGAGCGCGTCATCCCGGCCCAGCTCGTCACCCTGGCCATGGGCTTCACCGGCACCGACCAGGCCAACGGCCTCGTCCAGCAGTTCGGCCTCGACCTCGACGAGCGCGGCAACATCGCACGCGACGAGAACTACGCGACCAACGTCGACGGCGTCTACGTCGCCGGTGACGCCGGCCGCGGCCAGTCCCTCATCGTCTGGGCCATCGCCGAGGGCCGCTCCGCGGCGCGCGGCGTGGACCGCTTCCTGACCGGGACCAGCGCCCTGCACGCCCCCATCCGCCCGACGGACCGTTCACTGACGGTCTGA
- a CDS encoding ArsB/NhaD family transporter, whose translation MVRETPVGRPEAGAEGPGEGPGGRVRRLHPLDWLAGALLVLGLLAVVTGLLPSEPAADEMRRVGPLVVFLGTVIVMAELTGRAQVFDVVAAWVARAGRGRYPLLFGLCVLFASLTTITLNLDTTAVLLTPVMLALATRLGIAAVPLAMTTVWLANTASLLLPVSNLTNLLAADRVALSSSGLAAVMWLPQLASIAVTAACLWVFYWRRGRRGGGQDRYTPPDAPVAEDPVLLRICSVACAGFLLAILVADVPLWSASLTAMVVVVVAFAVRRREELRLSLVPWRLLVLVPGMFLVVETVDAHGLHGLLESALGSDNGFLGMLRTAAVGAGLSNILNNLPAYLAGEAVVPVANHEQLLALLIGVNAGPLVTPWASLATLLWFERCRWHGTRIALGRFVGTGLVLSVVGTLAAVSALALVT comes from the coding sequence ATGGTGAGAGAGACGCCGGTGGGCCGGCCGGAGGCCGGGGCTGAGGGGCCGGGTGAGGGCCCGGGCGGGCGTGTCCGGCGGTTGCACCCGCTCGACTGGCTCGCGGGCGCCCTGCTGGTCCTGGGGCTCCTCGCGGTGGTGACGGGGCTGCTGCCCTCGGAGCCCGCCGCGGACGAGATGCGGCGCGTGGGGCCGCTGGTGGTGTTCCTGGGCACGGTGATCGTGATGGCCGAACTGACGGGCCGTGCGCAGGTCTTCGATGTGGTGGCGGCCTGGGTGGCGCGGGCGGGGCGGGGTCGCTATCCGCTGCTCTTCGGGCTGTGCGTGCTCTTCGCCTCGCTCACCACGATCACGCTGAACCTCGACACCACCGCCGTGCTGCTCACCCCGGTCATGCTGGCGCTGGCGACCCGGCTGGGGATCGCGGCGGTGCCCCTGGCGATGACGACGGTGTGGCTGGCCAACACGGCGAGTCTGCTGCTGCCGGTGTCGAACCTGACGAACCTGCTGGCGGCGGACCGGGTGGCGCTCTCGTCGTCCGGCCTCGCGGCGGTGATGTGGCTGCCCCAGCTCGCGTCGATCGCCGTGACGGCGGCCTGCCTGTGGGTCTTCTACTGGCGGCGTGGCCGGCGCGGCGGGGGCCAGGACCGGTACACCCCGCCGGACGCGCCGGTGGCCGAGGATCCCGTCCTGCTGCGGATCTGCTCGGTGGCCTGCGCGGGCTTCCTGCTGGCGATCCTGGTGGCGGACGTGCCGCTCTGGTCGGCGTCGCTGACCGCGATGGTGGTGGTCGTGGTGGCGTTCGCCGTACGGCGCAGGGAGGAGCTGCGGCTGTCGCTGGTGCCGTGGCGGCTGCTGGTGCTGGTACCGGGGATGTTCCTCGTCGTGGAGACGGTCGACGCGCACGGCCTGCACGGGTTGCTGGAGTCGGCGCTCGGCTCGGACAACGGCTTCCTCGGGATGCTGCGGACGGCGGCGGTGGGCGCGGGGCTGTCGAACATCCTGAACAACCTCCCGGCCTACCTGGCGGGCGAGGCGGTCGTCCCGGTGGCGAACCACGAGCAGTTGCTGGCGCTGCTGATCGGCGTCAATGCGGGGCCGCTCGTCACCCCGTGGGCGTCCCTGGCGACGCTGCTGTGGTTCGAGCGGTGCCGCTGGCACGGGACGCGGATCGCCCTGGGCCGTTTCGTGGGGACCGGTCTGGTGCTGTCGGTGGTGGGCACGCTGGCCGCGGTGTCCGCGCTGGCGCTGGTCACCTGA
- a CDS encoding rhomboid family intramembrane serine protease yields MTAAATTCYRHPSYETYVRCTRCDRYICPDCMREASVGHHCVECVREGQRSVRQARSLFGGAVPSAATPVVTYVLMVLNVVAYAVEVVRSETVDRFGMLGAALVGPDGELYVYGGWTAPGFELTGVADGEWYRLLTGAFLHLPPDASFGVMHLVFNMLALWNLGRVVEGQLGRARYLALYLLSAVGGSVLVYLVSPETPAVGASGAVFGLAASFYVISRRLGRDMQAVNRFMAGFLLWMVVSAVFTSWEGHLGGLLTGGLVTYGLAYAPARLRTSATQLAGGAVLVVLLAAVVAVRTATLTGAA; encoded by the coding sequence ATGACGGCCGCCGCCACCACGTGTTATCGCCACCCGTCGTACGAGACGTATGTGCGCTGCACGCGTTGCGACCGGTACATCTGCCCCGACTGCATGCGTGAGGCGTCCGTGGGGCACCACTGCGTGGAGTGCGTGCGGGAGGGGCAGCGTTCGGTCCGTCAGGCCCGCTCGCTGTTCGGCGGGGCGGTGCCGAGTGCGGCGACGCCGGTCGTGACGTACGTGCTGATGGTGCTGAACGTCGTGGCGTACGCGGTCGAGGTCGTACGGTCCGAAACGGTCGACCGGTTCGGGATGCTCGGGGCGGCGCTGGTCGGGCCGGACGGCGAGCTGTACGTGTACGGGGGCTGGACCGCGCCCGGCTTCGAACTGACGGGGGTGGCCGACGGGGAGTGGTACCGGCTGCTGACGGGCGCCTTCCTGCACCTCCCGCCCGACGCGTCGTTCGGTGTGATGCACCTGGTCTTCAACATGCTCGCGCTGTGGAATCTCGGCCGGGTCGTTGAGGGGCAGCTCGGCCGGGCACGGTATCTGGCGCTGTATCTGCTGTCGGCGGTGGGCGGTTCGGTGCTGGTGTACCTGGTCTCGCCGGAGACACCGGCGGTCGGCGCGTCGGGCGCGGTCTTCGGCCTGGCGGCGTCGTTCTACGTCATCAGCCGGCGTCTGGGCAGGGACATGCAGGCGGTCAACCGCTTCATGGCGGGGTTCCTGCTCTGGATGGTGGTCTCCGCCGTGTTCACCTCGTGGGAGGGGCACCTCGGCGGGCTGCTGACCGGTGGTCTGGTGACCTACGGGCTGGCGTACGCGCCGGCGAGGCTGCGGACGTCCGCGACGCAGCTGGCCGGCGGGGCGGTTCTGGTCGTGCTGCTGGCGGCGGTGGTCGCCGTCCGGACGGCGACTCTGACGGGCGCGGCCTGA
- a CDS encoding pyridoxamine 5'-phosphate oxidase family protein — protein sequence MAPMTPNVTPASWQDFRTAEPAFADTVRKRFQQYKHHVLATLRADGSPRVTGLEVDFRMDALWLGMMPGSRKALDLRRDPRFAVHANPGPDAEMADGDVRVSGRAVEITDAAVLARFVEAAAPPEPFLLFRAEPTEVVRTGIDGDDLVVQVWRPGQPLRTLRRGNDDSPVREG from the coding sequence ATGGCACCCATGACACCGAACGTGACACCCGCCTCGTGGCAGGACTTCCGCACGGCGGAACCCGCCTTCGCCGACACCGTGCGGAAACGGTTCCAGCAGTACAAGCACCACGTGCTCGCGACCCTGCGCGCGGACGGCTCCCCCCGGGTCACCGGCCTGGAGGTGGATTTCCGCATGGACGCACTGTGGCTGGGCATGATGCCCGGCTCCCGCAAGGCACTGGACCTCCGGCGCGACCCCCGCTTCGCCGTCCACGCCAATCCCGGGCCGGACGCGGAGATGGCCGACGGGGACGTACGCGTCTCCGGGCGGGCGGTGGAGATCACCGACGCCGCCGTGCTGGCACGCTTCGTCGAGGCGGCGGCCCCACCCGAACCCTTCCTCCTCTTCCGCGCCGAACCCACCGAGGTGGTCCGCACCGGAATCGACGGCGACGACCTCGTCGTGCAGGTCTGGCGCCCCGGCCAGCCGCTGCGCACCCTGCGCAGGGGCAACGACGACAGTCCGGTACGCGAGGGCTGA
- a CDS encoding cold-shock protein yields MATGTVKWFNSEKGFGFIEQDGGGADVFAHYSNIATQGFRELQEGQKVSFDVTQGQKGPQAENIVPA; encoded by the coding sequence ATGGCTACTGGAACCGTGAAGTGGTTCAACTCGGAAAAGGGCTTCGGCTTCATCGAGCAGGACGGCGGCGGCGCCGACGTCTTCGCCCACTACTCGAACATCGCCACCCAGGGCTTCCGTGAGCTCCAGGAGGGCCAGAAGGTCTCCTTCGACGTCACGCAGGGCCAGAAGGGCCCGCAGGCGGAGAACATCGTCCCGGCCTAA
- a CDS encoding DEAD/DEAH box helicase — MTRSERQDRPARNRPIRGRGTDRPQANTRGSGKAPARRRTAPAQGGEFALPETLTPALPAVDAFADLDMPAALLKTLAAQGVTDPFPIQGATLPNSLAGRDILGRGRTGSGKTLAFGLALLARTAGRRSEPHAPLALVLVPTRELAQQVTDALTPYATSVNLRVATVVGGMSISRQSGALRRGAEVLVATPGRLKDLIERGDCRLDEVAITVLDEADQMADMGFMPQVVALLKQVEPDGQRMLFSATLDKNIDRLVKMFLTDPVVHSVDPSAGAVTTMEHHVLHVLDETDKKAVATKIAARDGRVIMFVDTKRAADRFAKRLLASGVRAAALHGGRSQPQRNRTLDQFKNGQVTALVATNVAARGIHIDDLDLVVNVDPPTDHKDYLHRGGRTARAGESGSVVTLVLPEEKREMTRLMQDAGIAPRTTRIKSSDDELSRITGAREPSGVAIVIEVPQPTQPKPRTRGSGAGSGAAAGGSFRSGSRGRGRRGGTGSGSGAAQAGTGGGAARGGAGGGTRGGAARGGSGGGAARGGAGSAGGSARGAGAGRAGSTGRGSAPGRGRRAA; from the coding sequence ATGACCCGCTCCGAACGCCAGGACCGACCCGCCCGCAACCGCCCGATAAGGGGCCGCGGCACGGACCGGCCGCAGGCCAACACCCGAGGATCCGGCAAGGCACCGGCCCGCCGCAGGACCGCGCCCGCCCAGGGCGGCGAGTTCGCGCTGCCGGAGACCCTCACCCCCGCGCTGCCCGCCGTCGACGCCTTCGCCGACCTGGACATGCCCGCCGCGCTGCTGAAGACCCTCGCCGCACAGGGCGTGACCGACCCCTTCCCCATCCAGGGCGCCACCCTGCCGAACTCGCTGGCCGGCCGGGACATCCTCGGCCGCGGCCGCACCGGCTCCGGCAAGACCCTGGCCTTCGGCCTCGCGCTGCTCGCCCGCACGGCGGGACGCCGCTCCGAGCCGCACGCCCCGCTGGCGCTCGTCCTCGTCCCCACCCGCGAGCTCGCCCAGCAGGTCACCGACGCGCTGACCCCGTACGCCACCTCCGTGAACCTGCGTGTCGCCACCGTCGTCGGCGGCATGTCGATCAGCAGGCAGTCCGGCGCGCTGCGCCGCGGCGCCGAGGTGCTCGTCGCCACTCCGGGCCGCCTCAAGGACCTCATCGAGCGCGGCGACTGCCGGCTCGACGAGGTCGCGATCACCGTCCTCGACGAGGCCGACCAGATGGCCGACATGGGCTTCATGCCGCAGGTCGTCGCGCTGCTCAAGCAGGTCGAGCCGGACGGCCAGCGGATGCTGTTCTCCGCGACCCTCGACAAGAACATCGACCGGCTGGTCAAGATGTTCCTCACCGACCCGGTCGTGCACTCCGTGGACCCGTCCGCCGGCGCGGTCACCACGATGGAGCACCACGTGCTCCACGTCCTGGACGAGACGGACAAGAAGGCCGTCGCCACGAAGATCGCCGCCCGCGACGGCCGCGTGATCATGTTCGTCGACACCAAGCGTGCCGCCGACCGCTTCGCCAAGCGGCTCCTCGCCAGCGGTGTGCGGGCAGCGGCCCTGCACGGCGGCCGGTCCCAGCCGCAGCGGAACCGGACGCTGGACCAGTTCAAGAACGGGCAGGTCACCGCGCTCGTCGCGACGAACGTGGCGGCCCGTGGCATCCACATCGACGACCTCGACCTGGTCGTCAACGTGGACCCGCCCACCGACCACAAGGACTACCTCCACCGTGGCGGGCGCACCGCGCGCGCCGGGGAGTCCGGCAGCGTCGTCACGCTCGTGCTGCCCGAGGAGAAGCGCGAGATGACCCGGCTGATGCAGGACGCGGGTATCGCGCCGCGCACCACCCGGATCAAGTCCAGCGACGACGAGCTCAGCCGGATCACGGGCGCCCGTGAGCCGTCCGGCGTCGCGATCGTCATCGAGGTGCCGCAGCCGACCCAGCCCAAGCCGCGTACGCGCGGCTCCGGTGCGGGTTCGGGCGCGGCGGCCGGCGGATCGTTCCGCTCGGGCAGCCGCGGACGCGGCCGGCGCGGCGGGACGGGCTCGGGCTCGGGCGCCGCACAGGCCGGCACCGGCGGCGGTGCGGCCCGCGGCGGTGCGGGCGGCGGCACGCGTGGCGGTGCGGCCCGTGGCGGCTCCGGCGGCGGTGCGGCTCGTGGCGGAGCCGGCAGCGCGGGCGGATCAGCCCGCGGCGCCGGTGCCGGCCGGGCCGGCTCCACCGGGCGCGGCAGCGCCCCCGGCCGTGGCCGCAGGGCGGCGTAA
- a CDS encoding ankyrin repeat domain-containing protein, which translates to MTNGPVGGASSLFEALYADEDAVVRALRAGASAESSDEEGTTALYLASVQDLPGAVRLLLAAGADPNRASGPEAGDLPLCGAACGGHAEVVGALLSAGAEPDLSEEFGFTALRWAAGLGHARVAEALLAHGADPDLPGPQGETPLVVAARRGSLHTVRALLRHGARDLSPALAEAGRMLTLDVEGELRDALRRTYGDEGHESVVHRATVDGGVTVTVELLRGGEPFASQDLQTGHGAIATLLESGLGLRAPFEELAVRALREGDPGLDNWSVSVGALCGRGDEETFQAAAAWTASEDPLRQAFGADVLARLGFRGGAKPFADRAVPLLRELARTAAPAPAGAAARALDGYGGAPEEPRD; encoded by the coding sequence ATGACGAATGGTCCGGTTGGGGGTGCCAGCAGCCTCTTCGAGGCGTTGTACGCCGATGAGGACGCCGTCGTACGGGCGCTCCGTGCGGGCGCGTCCGCCGAGTCGAGCGACGAGGAGGGGACGACCGCGCTGTATCTGGCGTCCGTGCAGGACCTGCCCGGCGCGGTGCGGCTGCTCCTGGCCGCGGGTGCGGACCCGAACCGGGCGAGCGGCCCGGAGGCCGGCGATCTGCCGCTCTGCGGGGCGGCGTGCGGCGGGCACGCGGAGGTCGTCGGGGCGCTCCTGTCCGCCGGGGCCGAGCCGGATCTCAGCGAGGAGTTCGGCTTCACCGCGCTGCGCTGGGCGGCGGGCCTCGGTCACGCCCGGGTCGCGGAGGCGCTCCTGGCCCATGGCGCCGATCCGGATCTGCCCGGCCCGCAGGGTGAGACGCCGCTGGTGGTGGCGGCCCGGCGTGGGTCGCTGCACACCGTACGGGCCCTGCTCCGGCACGGTGCCCGCGACCTGTCCCCCGCCCTGGCGGAGGCCGGGCGCATGCTCACGCTGGACGTGGAGGGGGAGCTGCGGGACGCTCTGCGGCGTACGTACGGGGACGAGGGCCACGAGAGCGTGGTGCACCGCGCGACGGTGGACGGCGGCGTGACCGTCACGGTCGAACTGCTGCGGGGCGGGGAGCCGTTCGCGTCGCAGGACCTGCAGACGGGGCACGGCGCGATCGCGACGCTCCTGGAGAGCGGGCTGGGCCTTCGGGCCCCGTTCGAGGAGCTCGCCGTCCGGGCGCTGCGGGAGGGTGACCCCGGGCTGGACAACTGGTCGGTGTCGGTCGGGGCGCTGTGCGGGCGGGGCGACGAGGAGACGTTCCAGGCTGCGGCCGCGTGGACGGCGAGCGAGGATCCGCTGAGGCAGGCGTTCGGAGCGGATGTGCTGGCGCGGCTCGGATTTCGTGGCGGTGCCAAGCCGTTCGCCGACCGGGCGGTGCCGCTGCTGCGGGAGCTGGCCAGGACGGCGGCCCCGGCGCCGGCCGGGGCCGCGGCGCGGGCGCTCGACGGGTACGGGGGCGCGCCGGAGGAACCGCGCGATTGA
- a CDS encoding serine protease has product MKQLLRTLKRCSVIAAVALATISLQPSGASAAPAPVVGGTRAAQGEFPFMVRLSMGCGGALYSQTVVLTAAHCVDGSGNNTSITATAGAVDLQSSSAVKVRSTKVLQAPGYNGVGKDWALIKLAQPINQPALKIATTTAYDTGTFTIAGWGAATEGGGQQRYLLKATVPYVSDTTCRQAYGSDLVPSEEICAGYVSTGGVDTCQGDSGGPMFRKDNAGAWTQVGIVSWGEGCARPGYPGVYTQVSTFASAIAAAAATL; this is encoded by the coding sequence GTGAAGCAGCTCCTGCGCACCCTCAAGAGATGCTCCGTCATAGCCGCGGTAGCCCTCGCCACCATCAGCCTCCAGCCGTCCGGCGCCTCCGCCGCCCCCGCACCCGTCGTCGGCGGCACCCGCGCCGCGCAGGGTGAATTCCCCTTCATGGTCCGGCTCTCCATGGGCTGCGGCGGCGCCCTCTACAGCCAGACCGTCGTGCTCACCGCCGCCCACTGCGTCGACGGATCCGGCAACAACACCTCCATCACCGCCACCGCGGGAGCCGTCGACCTCCAGTCGTCCTCCGCCGTCAAGGTCCGCTCCACCAAGGTCCTCCAGGCGCCCGGCTACAACGGCGTCGGCAAGGACTGGGCACTGATCAAACTCGCCCAGCCCATCAACCAGCCCGCCCTGAAGATCGCCACCACCACCGCCTACGACACCGGCACCTTCACCATCGCCGGCTGGGGCGCCGCGACCGAGGGCGGTGGCCAGCAGCGCTACCTCCTCAAGGCCACCGTCCCCTACGTCTCCGACACCACCTGCCGGCAGGCCTACGGCAGCGACCTCGTCCCGAGCGAGGAGATCTGCGCCGGATACGTCAGCACCGGCGGCGTCGACACCTGCCAGGGCGACTCCGGCGGCCCCATGTTCCGCAAGGACAACGCCGGAGCCTGGACCCAGGTCGGCATCGTCAGCTGGGGCGAAGGCTGCGCGCGGCCCGGCTACCCCGGCGTCTACACCCAGGTGTCGACATTCGCCTCCGCCATCGCCGCGGCAGCCGCGACCCTCTGA
- a CDS encoding chorismate mutase, which translates to MTTSDIDEYVTTELNRLRESIDNIDAAVVHMLAERFKATQQVGHLKAEHHLPPADPAREARQITRLRQLAESAKLDPAFAEKLLNFIVAEVIRHHERIAEETAGPTT; encoded by the coding sequence ATGACCACGAGCGACATCGACGAGTACGTCACCACCGAACTGAACCGCCTGCGCGAAAGCATCGACAACATCGACGCCGCGGTCGTCCACATGCTCGCCGAGCGCTTCAAGGCCACCCAGCAGGTGGGCCACCTCAAGGCCGAACACCATCTGCCGCCCGCCGACCCCGCCCGCGAGGCCCGCCAGATCACCCGGCTGCGGCAGCTCGCCGAGAGCGCCAAACTCGACCCCGCCTTCGCCGAGAAGCTCCTGAACTTCATCGTCGCCGAGGTCATCCGCCACCACGAGCGCATCGCCGAGGAAACCGCGGGCCCCACCACCTGA